Part of the Desulfolutivibrio sulfoxidireducens genome is shown below.
GCCTTCACACCCGACGAAACCGCCTGCTACGACCACCCGGACGAAATCCCTTCCCTCGTCCGCCACTACCTCAACCACCCCACCCAGCGCCTGGCCATCACCACCAAGGCCCGGACCCGCATCCTGGCCGAACACACCTACCGACACCGGCTCTCCACCCTCATCGACGTCCTACGCCGCCGCTACGGCGGCTGAAAGGCGCCGGGGGGCTCCGCCCCCCATACCCCCGGCAGGGGCGTCATGCCCCCGCACCCCGACACGCGGCGGTCCTGTGTTCGCGCACCGCGCGCGGACACAGGACCGCCGCGAAATCGGGCAGCATGGCCCGAAGCCCTGGCCGGAGGGCATGATTGCCTCCGTATCCCGTGATTTCCGGCGGTTTTTCTCCGGCGCAAAGCGCCGGGAAAAAAACCGCCGGAGTCAGGGGGTCCGGGGGGGATGTATGAACCGGGTACATAGGTGACAGTTTAGACCGGGAACATGGGTAACAGTTTCCGATAAGGGTATCGGAGGTGTCCGATGCCTTGGAAACAGGTTAATCCCATGGATGAGCGTGTTCGATTCGTCGTTGAAACACAACTTGGCATGAAATCGATCCAGCAGCTTTGCCATGACTATGGAATCAGTCGCAAGACAGGCTATAAGTGGTTAGAAAGGCGTGCTAAAGGTGGTTTTGAAGCCTGTATGGATCAAAGTCGAGCGCCTCATTCATGTCCACATAAGACCAGTGACAAGATAGAAGCACGGCTAATTGAGTTGCGCAACATCTATCCAAAGTGGGGTCCGAAAAAGCTTGTTGCGCTTCTTGAAATGGAGATGAAGGAAAGCCACGTCATCTCAGCGAGCACCGCAGGAGATATATTGTATCGCCATGGCTTGGTAGTTCCCAGAAAAGTAAAAAAACGAAATTACGGGAAGACGAAAACCCATTTTTTGAGGGAGCCAACATCTGCCAACGATGTATGGGCTGTGGATTATAAAGGATGGTTCCGGACCAAAGACCATTTCGTCTGCCATCCATTAACCGTGACAGATTTGCATAGTCGATATGTCTTGTGGTGCAAGGGGCACAGAAAACAATCGGCCTCTGAAGTAGAAAAAAATTTTGAAACAATCTTCACTACGTATGGAGTGCCACTGGCACTCAGAATGGACAATGGTTCCCCGTTTGGCTCAACTGGACCAGGAGGGCTGACATATTTAAGTCTGAGATGGATGCAGATTGGAATTGATATAGAATTCATAACTCCTGGGAAGCCGCAACAAAACGGAAGCCATGAGCGCATGCATAGAACATTGAAGTTTGAAGCGATCTTGCCACCAGCACGTGATATATATGAACAGCAGTATCGTTTTGACGCCTGGAGAGAACGATTTAATACGCTTCGTCCCCATGAATCCTTGCAGCAGAAAACGCCAGAATCGGTATATACCCCATCGCCTCGGCGTTATACTGGTAGAAAGGGATTCACATATCCAGGTTACTTTGAGGTCCGGTCCGTTCGAAAAGACGGCATGTTTTTTTGGAAGGGGACACTGCGTTTTGTCGGCGAGGCATTCGGAAAAGAACAGATCGGCCTGGTCCGTGACCACGAAGATCGATGGCTTGTGTTTGCCGGAGAGATGCTTGTGGGGTGGTTTCATGAATCGTTGTCGGGAGTTAGACCCCTGAGCGAATGGGAATCATTTTGTGGCCGAGTTGGGCGGCGGCCTCCGACGGGCTCTTTGTAGGCCCATTCTCGGCCGCCGCCCAACTCGGCTTGGCAGCCCCGTTGGCTGGGGGAAAAACAACCGGAGTGTCA
Proteins encoded:
- a CDS encoding integrase core domain-containing protein produces the protein MDERVRFVVETQLGMKSIQQLCHDYGISRKTGYKWLERRAKGGFEACMDQSRAPHSCPHKTSDKIEARLIELRNIYPKWGPKKLVALLEMEMKESHVISASTAGDILYRHGLVVPRKVKKRNYGKTKTHFLREPTSANDVWAVDYKGWFRTKDHFVCHPLTVTDLHSRYVLWCKGHRKQSASEVEKNFETIFTTYGVPLALRMDNGSPFGSTGPGGLTYLSLRWMQIGIDIEFITPGKPQQNGSHERMHRTLKFEAILPPARDIYEQQYRFDAWRERFNTLRPHESLQQKTPESVYTPSPRRYTGRKGFTYPGYFEVRSVRKDGMFFWKGTLRFVGEAFGKEQIGLVRDHEDRWLVFAGEMLVGWFHESLSGVRPLSEWESFCGRVGRRPPTGSL